From the Pungitius pungitius chromosome 6, fPunPun2.1, whole genome shotgun sequence genome, one window contains:
- the il17c gene encoding interleukin-17C, giving the protein MMDMKQILIFGLCLMPVWTCRMNRCYDVHELHRAAERKLRSHYPQPQESFAAAMSNSSASCPVALFPQQPPQHIRDRSLSPWRYVRVTKEDHFPSSYSEAQCLCSGCVLIQDNRPPVESHDYNSYPVTQSRVFLKRELCDDGRRYYLKPVTVKVAVGCTCTRAKSYN; this is encoded by the exons ATGATGGACATGAAGCAG ATTCTCATCTTTGGACTTTGTCTCATGCCCGTTTGGACGTGCAGGATGAACCGGTGCTACGATGTCCACGAGCTGCACCGGGCAGCGGAGAGGAAGCTGAGGAGCCACTACCCACAGCCTCAGGAGTCCTTTGCCGCGGCGATGTCCAACTCCTCGGCCTCTTGCCCTGTGGCGCTTTTCCCGCAGCAGCCGCCTCAGCACATCCGAGACAGGTCCCTGTCCCCGTGGAGATACGT ACGTGTCACAAAGGAGGATCACTTTCCTTCCAGCTACTCCGAGGCTCAGTGCTTGTGTTCCGGGTGCGTCCTCATCCAGGACAACAGGCCTCCGGTGGAGAGCCACGACTACAACTCATACCCTGTGACACAGAGCAGGGTGTTCCTAAAGAGAGAGCTCTGCGACGACGGGAGGAGGTATTACCTGAAGCCGGTCACTGTGAAAGTAGCTGTTGGTTGCACCTGCACTCGAGCAAAGAGCTACAACTAA